Proteins encoded within one genomic window of Tidjanibacter massiliensis:
- the fabD gene encoding ACP S-malonyltransferase, whose translation MKKAFVFPGQGAQFVGMGKDLYDNIPEAKELFERANEILGFRITDIMFAGTDEELKQTRVTQPAIFLHSVILAKSLGAAFVPDMAAGHSLGEFSALVATGALSFEEGLKLVSKRALAMQRACEINPSTMAAVLALPDETVERICAETEGVVVPANYNCPGQLVISGSNESVERACEALKAAGAKRAMKLAVGGAFHSPLMEPAREELSRAIEEAVIVAPSCPVYQNVDALPHTDPAEIKANLIAQLTAPVRWTQIVRNMVADGAASFTELGPGKVLQGLVGKIAPGVEVTSIQAL comes from the coding sequence ATGAAAAAGGCATTCGTTTTCCCCGGACAGGGGGCCCAGTTCGTGGGCATGGGTAAAGACCTTTACGACAACATTCCCGAGGCGAAGGAGCTGTTCGAGCGAGCCAACGAGATACTCGGTTTCCGCATTACGGACATCATGTTCGCCGGTACGGACGAGGAGCTGAAACAGACGCGGGTGACGCAGCCGGCCATTTTCCTCCATTCGGTCATTCTGGCCAAGAGCCTCGGTGCGGCGTTCGTGCCCGACATGGCTGCGGGACATTCGCTCGGCGAATTCAGTGCGCTGGTGGCTACCGGTGCGCTCAGCTTCGAGGAGGGGCTGAAGCTGGTCTCCAAACGTGCGCTCGCCATGCAGCGTGCCTGTGAAATCAATCCTTCGACCATGGCTGCCGTGCTTGCCCTGCCCGACGAGACGGTAGAGCGGATATGCGCAGAAACCGAGGGCGTGGTGGTGCCGGCCAACTACAACTGCCCCGGCCAGCTCGTCATATCGGGTTCCAACGAGAGTGTGGAGCGGGCGTGCGAGGCGCTCAAGGCCGCGGGTGCGAAACGGGCGATGAAACTCGCCGTGGGCGGTGCGTTCCATTCGCCGCTCATGGAGCCGGCCCGCGAGGAGCTCAGCCGTGCCATCGAGGAGGCGGTTATCGTGGCTCCGTCCTGTCCCGTTTACCAGAATGTGGATGCGCTGCCGCATACCGACCCGGCTGAAATCAAGGCGAACCTCATCGCACAGCTCACCGCGCCGGTGCGCTGGACGCAAATCGTGCGCAACATGGTGGCCGACGGTGCCGCTTCTTTCACCGAACTCGGTCCCGGCAAGGTACTTCAGGGCCTTGTGGGTAAGATAGCCCCCGGGGTGGAGGTCACCTCGATACAGGCGCTGTAA
- a CDS encoding lysophospholipid acyltransferase family protein — protein sequence MLTAIVSILYYLVLLAWSLAYFVFMLLLFALTVAFDRERKALHAASRFWARSIFFLNPLWRLRVEGREHIDPKGAYVVTVNHQSMVDIPLMYVLPKINFKWVAKSGVYKWPLFGVVLWLHGDITVDDRGSVRKTLGFMSKGLEHLHRGTSVIIFPEGSRSRDGEVHNFKEGAFLLAREAGVPILPCVIDGAKTFIKGWRVRCNTFTVRITPPVPAGKVAETPVREVLAEVRERTVSELAAIRGREKKTEKER from the coding sequence ATGCTGACAGCCATCGTATCCATCCTATACTACCTCGTCCTGCTGGCGTGGTCGCTCGCCTACTTCGTCTTCATGCTCCTGCTTTTCGCGCTCACCGTGGCGTTCGACCGGGAACGGAAGGCGCTCCATGCGGCGTCGCGTTTCTGGGCACGGAGCATTTTCTTCCTGAACCCGCTCTGGCGGCTCCGCGTGGAAGGAAGGGAACACATCGACCCGAAAGGCGCCTACGTGGTGACGGTCAATCACCAATCCATGGTGGACATCCCGCTGATGTACGTGCTGCCGAAGATTAACTTTAAATGGGTGGCCAAAAGCGGCGTCTACAAATGGCCGCTGTTCGGGGTGGTGCTGTGGCTGCACGGCGACATCACGGTGGACGACAGGGGCTCGGTACGCAAGACGCTCGGATTCATGTCCAAAGGACTCGAACACCTGCACCGCGGCACCTCGGTCATCATCTTCCCGGAGGGCTCGCGCAGCCGCGACGGGGAGGTGCACAACTTCAAGGAGGGTGCTTTCCTGCTCGCGCGGGAGGCGGGAGTTCCCATCCTGCCGTGTGTCATCGACGGAGCCAAAACGTTCATCAAGGGATGGCGGGTACGGTGCAACACCTTCACCGTGCGCATCACCCCGCCCGTACCCGCCGGAAAGGTGGCGGAGACCCCCGTCCGGGAGGTACTCGCCGAAGTACGGGAACGGACCGTCAGCGAACTGGCCGCCATCCGCGGCCGGGAGAAGAAAACCGAAAAGGAGCGATAA